From a region of the Nonlabens sp. Hel1_33_55 genome:
- a CDS encoding GIN domain-containing protein yields the protein MKNLIVLFALIVSSVCFAQASMETSSFTTIDIDSDATIEIRYSPSAKIQSSGSMDDLKSMVSTSANRLNLKGGDSNSKMRIYTRSLNAIKVSGNANVTVEGFSSIDKLTVMTDENAKLDLGSTKINDLSINQNGNSSVNSTGAATTMLIKDGNMVTMN from the coding sequence ATGAAAAATCTAATTGTATTGTTCGCATTAATTGTTTCCAGTGTATGCTTTGCACAGGCCTCCATGGAAACAAGTAGTTTCACAACGATCGACATCGATAGTGATGCTACAATAGAAATACGTTATTCGCCTAGCGCTAAGATTCAGTCTAGTGGTAGTATGGATGATCTCAAATCGATGGTAAGCACCTCAGCGAACCGGTTGAATTTGAAAGGTGGTGACTCAAATTCAAAAATGAGAATCTACACTAGAAGTTTGAATGCGATAAAAGTTTCAGGAAATGCTAATGTAACCGTAGAGGGTTTCAGCAGTATAGACAAATTAACCGTAATGACTGATGAGAATGCTAAGCTTGATTTAGGTTCTACTAAAATTAATGACCTATCTATAAATCAAAATGGAAACAGCAGCGTTAATTCAACAGGTGCTGCGACAACCATGCTTATCAAAGATGGTAATATGGTCACCATGAATTAG
- a CDS encoding NAD(P)-dependent oxidoreductase, which translates to MKFALIKERKSPPDRRVVLSPVQAAGFKHAFAKAELVAESSNIRIFSDESYTAQGINVVNDTSDADVLLGVKEVPVDSLIAGKKYFFFSHTIKKQPYNRDLLRAILDKKIELYDHETITDENNNRLIGFGRYAGLVGAYNAFRALGLRDDLFELPKVDDLADFEAVKEELRKVKNELPPINIITTGSGKVAGGIIEILEILGIKRLLPKEFLQLGQFENNQTVFTQLDVDDYYIRKDGYVPTRTECYNNPELLESDFMKFAAVGDMFITGHFYGEGAPYFFTREDMKSADFNISLVADVSCDIDGPIACTLRASTIENPLYGYDPRTEKEVPFKTDESITVMAVDNLPCELPKNASEGFGEMFIERVLPAFFNNDADGILDRARMTTHDGKLTPRFEYLQDYVDGEKTKF; encoded by the coding sequence ATGAAGTTTGCATTGATCAAGGAACGCAAGAGCCCGCCAGATAGGCGAGTCGTTTTGTCGCCTGTTCAAGCGGCTGGTTTTAAGCACGCTTTCGCGAAAGCGGAACTAGTAGCAGAGTCCTCAAACATCAGAATTTTTAGCGATGAATCGTACACTGCTCAAGGAATTAACGTTGTCAACGATACGAGTGATGCAGATGTATTATTGGGAGTCAAGGAAGTTCCAGTAGATTCATTGATCGCCGGCAAAAAGTATTTTTTCTTCTCGCACACCATTAAAAAACAGCCCTACAATCGCGATTTGTTACGCGCGATATTAGATAAGAAAATCGAGTTGTATGACCATGAGACGATTACAGATGAGAATAATAATCGATTAATTGGATTTGGTAGATATGCGGGTTTAGTAGGTGCTTACAACGCATTTAGAGCATTGGGTTTGCGTGATGATCTTTTTGAGTTGCCTAAAGTTGATGACCTGGCAGATTTTGAAGCAGTGAAGGAAGAACTTAGAAAAGTCAAGAATGAATTACCACCCATCAATATCATCACGACAGGTAGCGGTAAGGTCGCTGGTGGAATTATTGAGATTTTAGAGATACTCGGGATCAAGAGATTGTTGCCTAAGGAATTTTTGCAATTGGGCCAATTTGAGAACAATCAAACCGTCTTTACCCAATTGGATGTAGATGATTATTACATCAGGAAAGATGGATACGTTCCAACCAGAACAGAATGTTATAATAATCCAGAATTGCTGGAGTCTGATTTCATGAAATTTGCCGCTGTAGGTGATATGTTCATCACTGGTCATTTTTATGGTGAAGGTGCGCCTTACTTTTTTACCAGAGAAGACATGAAATCTGCAGATTTTAATATCTCACTAGTGGCAGATGTTAGCTGTGATATTGATGGGCCTATCGCTTGTACGTTGAGGGCATCTACTATTGAGAACCCGCTTTATGGATACGATCCACGAACGGAAAAAGAAGTGCCTTTCAAAACGGACGAATCGATCACCGTCATGGCAGTAGATAATTTGCCTTGCGAGTTGCCTAAGAATGCCAGTGAAGGATTTGGTGAGATGTTTATTGAGCGTGTATTACCAGCATTTTTTAACAACGATGCTGATGGTATACTTGACCGCGCCAGAATGACTACGCACGATGGTAAATTGACTCCGCGATTTGAATACCTGCAGGATTACGTGGATGGAGAAAAGACTAAGTTTTAG
- a CDS encoding heavy-metal-associated domain-containing protein, producing the protein MKHIAIILSIAFSLFAFAKADAQKSNQRDQYKVQVDGLGCPFCAYGLEKKFKEFKGIKDVKIDIETGDFSFSYPSDKALTMDAVVSQVEKAGYTPKLATITRANGKVETNASNSAAIASTDVTMTKMYVNGKCGMCKARIEKAATSLAGVSTAEWDEKTKMLTISHNPSKTNKEAVASNMAKVGHDTKIAKSSDATYDALPACCHYKRAI; encoded by the coding sequence ATGAAACATATAGCAATTATTCTAAGTATAGCTTTTAGCTTGTTCGCTTTCGCGAAAGCGGACGCTCAAAAATCAAATCAAAGAGACCAATATAAAGTACAGGTCGATGGTCTAGGTTGCCCATTCTGCGCCTATGGACTTGAGAAAAAGTTCAAGGAATTCAAGGGAATTAAAGATGTCAAAATCGATATCGAGACTGGAGATTTCTCTTTTTCCTATCCATCAGATAAAGCATTAACTATGGACGCAGTGGTATCTCAAGTAGAAAAAGCAGGATACACGCCAAAGCTGGCTACAATCACGAGAGCAAACGGTAAGGTGGAAACAAATGCTTCAAACAGCGCGGCAATCGCAAGCACAGATGTAACGATGACCAAAATGTACGTCAACGGTAAATGCGGTATGTGCAAGGCGCGTATCGAGAAAGCAGCGACAAGTCTCGCTGGAGTTTCTACAGCAGAATGGGATGAAAAAACCAAAATGCTCACCATTTCTCACAATCCTTCAAAAACAAATAAGGAAGCCGTTGCCAGTAACATGGCAAAAGTGGGTCACGATACCAAAATCGCAAAGTCAAGCGACGCCACTTATGATGCGTTACCTGCTTGTTGTCACTACAAAAGAGCGATATAA
- a CDS encoding DUF2809 domain-containing protein, translating to MILRKPRYFYIITTLLLLGIELIIALFINDGFVRPYLGDLLATIVVYGIVMSITNSSVRQGMYFALFISFAIELMQLLQIVDVLGLTNNRIARIVIGTSFSWMDLLMYTLGAAIIYILERTLNHDK from the coding sequence ATGATATTAAGAAAGCCACGATATTTTTATATCATCACCACATTATTACTGCTAGGTATTGAACTGATTATTGCATTATTCATCAATGATGGTTTTGTAAGACCTTATCTAGGCGACTTACTGGCGACAATCGTGGTGTATGGCATTGTTATGTCAATAACCAATTCCAGTGTGCGGCAAGGAATGTATTTTGCCTTGTTTATAAGCTTTGCTATTGAATTAATGCAATTGTTACAAATAGTTGATGTTCTAGGCTTGACAAATAATCGTATTGCTAGGATCGTGATAGGAACCTCTTTTTCCTGGATGGATCTATTGATGTATACTCTGGGTGCAGCAATTATATACATCTTGGAACGCACCTTGAATCATGATAAATAA
- a CDS encoding sensor histidine kinase, with the protein MNFTKHLKTSYTIFTITITMMIVLISFTVAYFISLQKEDAIMINKSGRQRMLSQRITKQALFKLLDNQNNLKSYSDQKLTESVTEWKEAQIFLELKNKQENNLVQVDSVLKITGNQINEISDNVRSLISEPDDNQIRLYVGNITKLENDFLLNMEKITNWLQEESERKNRLAVNICYILTAIALIIILIEFFLVILPSQKDLREKNKNLVIANKQLSDFAQITAHNLRAPIGNLIFLSNFYRDAESDEERNELFVKFNTVIKHLDETINVLLDGLKIKTKNEIHTQKLNFNDILSHTKDLLVGEIIETNAVITSDFSSAPFINYNKIYMDSIMLNLVGNALKYSDDNRSPQIHIKTENTKNFIKLYVEDNGLGIDLERQGKKIFGLHQTFHRNKNSKGIGLFMTKNQIQSMGGSIDVHSIPDKGSTFIVTFKK; encoded by the coding sequence ATGAATTTTACTAAGCATCTTAAGACGTCCTATACGATATTCACAATCACCATAACGATGATGATTGTACTGATCTCGTTTACGGTTGCCTATTTCATCTCCTTACAAAAGGAAGATGCAATCATGATTAATAAATCAGGCCGTCAGCGTATGCTTAGCCAGCGTATTACCAAACAGGCTTTGTTCAAACTTCTTGATAATCAGAACAATTTAAAAAGCTATTCAGATCAGAAGCTTACAGAAAGCGTAACGGAATGGAAAGAAGCACAAATTTTCCTTGAGCTGAAAAACAAACAAGAAAATAACCTAGTACAAGTAGATTCGGTTCTGAAGATAACAGGTAATCAAATTAATGAGATAAGTGATAATGTACGATCGCTTATAAGTGAACCTGATGATAATCAAATAAGATTATACGTAGGTAACATAACTAAGCTTGAAAATGATTTTCTCTTGAATATGGAGAAAATCACCAACTGGTTACAAGAAGAATCTGAAAGAAAAAATAGGCTCGCTGTTAATATCTGCTACATACTTACCGCGATTGCACTGATTATAATATTGATTGAATTTTTTCTGGTTATACTACCATCACAAAAAGATCTTAGAGAAAAGAATAAAAACTTAGTTATCGCAAACAAACAATTGTCTGATTTTGCCCAGATAACCGCACATAATCTACGTGCACCTATTGGTAATCTTATATTTCTATCGAATTTTTATAGGGATGCGGAATCTGACGAAGAGAGAAATGAACTGTTTGTAAAGTTTAATACCGTTATCAAACACCTTGACGAGACAATTAACGTGTTACTTGACGGACTTAAAATCAAAACCAAAAATGAAATTCATACTCAAAAATTAAATTTCAACGACATATTAAGTCACACCAAAGATTTATTAGTAGGAGAAATAATAGAGACAAATGCCGTCATCACATCTGATTTCTCAAGTGCGCCTTTCATTAATTACAACAAGATTTACATGGATAGTATTATGTTGAATCTGGTAGGTAACGCACTCAAGTACAGTGATGATAACAGATCGCCACAAATTCATATTAAAACCGAAAACACTAAGAATTTCATTAAATTATATGTTGAGGATAATGGATTGGGAATCGATCTAGAGCGACAGGGCAAAAAGATATTTGGTTTACATCAAACTTTCCATCGAAATAAAAACTCAAAAGGAATTGGTTTATTTATGACAAAAAACCAAATTCAATCCATGGGCGGCTCCATAGATGTGCATAGTATTCCAGATAAAGGGTCTACCTTTATAGTAACCTTCAAAAAATAA
- a CDS encoding DUF1361 domain-containing protein — protein MNSITIKNHLNQEAVCVSGITAFCLVILAIRVKLSHEFYLIFMGWNLFLALLPYALTWFVKQNASLLSHLPRFWKRLFLIGSFCLWLLFLPNAPYMITDFIHLELEAELWWLDFLVFCCYSIAGIYFMYLSIEHWKSIFQIRLRKSKKRLATCTLFFLSAIGVYLGRSLRYNSWDILSDPTSIITDSLKLFINPFDYYFIWMQILSLALILSFGYMVFQKFTNK, from the coding sequence ATGAATTCTATAACCATCAAGAATCATCTTAATCAAGAGGCTGTATGCGTTTCTGGAATCACCGCTTTCTGCTTAGTGATTCTTGCTATCCGAGTGAAGTTATCACACGAGTTCTATTTAATATTTATGGGATGGAATCTGTTCTTGGCATTATTACCATATGCATTAACATGGTTTGTAAAACAAAATGCATCGCTATTGAGCCATCTACCCAGATTCTGGAAGAGGCTCTTTCTAATCGGAAGTTTCTGTTTATGGTTACTGTTTTTACCCAACGCTCCGTACATGATAACAGATTTCATTCACCTAGAATTAGAAGCTGAATTATGGTGGCTGGATTTTTTGGTATTCTGTTGTTATTCTATTGCTGGGATTTATTTTATGTATTTGAGCATAGAACACTGGAAAAGTATTTTCCAAATACGTTTAAGGAAATCAAAGAAGCGCCTCGCAACATGTACCCTATTTTTCCTGAGCGCTATAGGAGTTTATTTAGGAAGGAGTTTACGTTATAATTCGTGGGATATTTTGAGCGATCCCACGAGTATAATTACCGATTCCCTGAAGCTATTCATAAACCCATTCGATTATTATTTCATATGGATGCAGATTTTGTCACTGGCCTTAATTCTTAGTTTTGGCTATATGGTCTTTCAAAAGTTTACCAACAAATGA
- a CDS encoding mechanosensitive ion channel family protein: MFSMRFFYCLLILSTYIGTAQQDSTQQKNRPPSKESVIDENATYGSNPILEYNESYYILSRINENIGLPPTKFNYRTPQATLEEFVYACREERFKDAAYALNLNRMPSNLTIEQAAVLAEKLYFVMDQRVSVPWGDISDRPDGQIDIQTATNKAIAGSPRRSVYFGQIDLDGRDVSLRLQRVKYKDYGAFWLIGADTVENIEELYEVYGPRKLELMMPQWARFSLAGLPVWKILGTFILLGFSFLIGKLGSFLVRRLCRNSKFAWLQVVSKNLATPAGFAIAVLFFYITLNSLISYSGTYSSWLYSILLIIVICSITWLIMKLIDSFMIYIAENRIGDTNPEENSEARQMLTYVSVARRVVTFVVIIIGVVVIISQFRSLEKLGISLLASAGVLTVVLGVAAQSTLGNIVAGIQIALTSPAKIGDTVIIKDDWGYVEDIRFTYMVVRTWDQRRLVVPLKYVISNIFENWSMTNAHQVRPIIVHADYRINVQKVREKYEELLKNNDLWDGEHEPVLQVVEAGEDTIQMRALCSGKDASTTWALHCELREQLASYIADLEDGLYLNRTRVELEKGPKDQS, translated from the coding sequence ATGTTCTCCATGCGATTTTTCTATTGTCTTTTAATTCTATCTACATATATAGGTACAGCTCAGCAGGACAGTACTCAGCAAAAAAATAGACCACCTAGCAAGGAATCCGTAATTGATGAAAATGCAACTTATGGTAGCAATCCAATTCTAGAATACAACGAGTCCTATTATATACTTTCCAGAATAAATGAAAATATAGGATTACCACCTACTAAATTTAACTATAGGACTCCACAGGCGACGCTGGAAGAATTTGTTTATGCTTGCCGTGAAGAGCGTTTTAAAGATGCGGCGTACGCACTTAACCTAAATAGGATGCCTAGCAACCTTACCATTGAGCAAGCAGCTGTGCTAGCAGAGAAACTTTACTTTGTGATGGATCAACGGGTAAGCGTGCCATGGGGCGATATATCTGACCGTCCAGATGGACAGATCGATATACAGACCGCTACGAACAAAGCTATTGCTGGAAGCCCTAGACGTAGTGTGTATTTTGGCCAGATCGATCTTGATGGTCGTGATGTGAGTTTGCGACTACAGCGAGTTAAATATAAAGATTATGGCGCGTTCTGGTTGATAGGTGCAGACACGGTGGAAAATATTGAGGAATTGTATGAAGTATACGGTCCCAGAAAGCTAGAGCTCATGATGCCGCAATGGGCGAGGTTTAGTCTTGCCGGTTTACCTGTCTGGAAAATTTTGGGGACTTTTATTTTATTAGGTTTCTCGTTTTTAATTGGTAAACTAGGATCTTTCCTCGTTCGCAGATTATGTCGCAATAGCAAATTTGCCTGGCTACAGGTAGTCAGTAAAAACCTTGCAACACCAGCTGGATTTGCCATAGCTGTTCTCTTCTTTTACATTACTCTCAATTCTCTAATTAGCTACAGCGGCACCTATTCCAGTTGGTTGTATTCTATTTTATTGATTATAGTTATTTGCTCGATTACCTGGTTGATCATGAAATTGATAGACAGTTTTATGATCTATATCGCTGAAAATAGGATAGGCGATACTAATCCCGAAGAAAATAGTGAGGCGCGACAAATGTTGACTTATGTGAGTGTTGCCAGACGTGTAGTGACGTTTGTTGTGATTATAATAGGTGTCGTAGTGATCATATCACAGTTTAGATCATTGGAAAAACTGGGTATATCCTTATTAGCATCTGCCGGTGTATTAACTGTAGTGTTAGGCGTTGCCGCTCAAAGTACGTTAGGGAATATTGTTGCAGGCATCCAGATTGCACTTACTAGTCCAGCAAAAATTGGTGATACCGTTATTATAAAAGATGATTGGGGTTATGTGGAAGATATAAGGTTCACCTATATGGTTGTGAGAACATGGGATCAACGCAGGCTAGTAGTGCCATTGAAATATGTAATCAGCAATATTTTTGAAAACTGGTCCATGACTAATGCGCATCAGGTGCGACCTATCATCGTACATGCAGATTATAGAATTAACGTGCAGAAAGTGCGTGAAAAATATGAGGAATTATTAAAAAATAACGATCTATGGGATGGAGAACATGAACCTGTCCTCCAAGTTGTTGAAGCCGGTGAGGATACTATTCAAATGCGAGCTTTATGTTCTGGTAAAGATGCTAGTACCACTTGGGCTCTACATTGTGAGTTAAGAGAGCAATTAGCATCTTATATAGCAGATCTTGAAGACGGACTTTATCTTAATAGAACTCGTGTGGAGTTGGAAAAGGGACCAAAGGATCAATCATAG
- a CDS encoding winged helix-turn-helix domain-containing protein, translating into MSIITNLNKAFENRIRLGIMSVLMVNDDADFKELRDLLEVTDGNLASHCKALEKEDYINVKKSFIDRKPNTRYSITDLGRAAFKQHLTALEKLLK; encoded by the coding sequence GTGAGTATCATCACAAATCTTAATAAAGCATTTGAAAACCGCATCAGGCTGGGCATCATGTCTGTGCTTATGGTGAATGATGATGCAGATTTTAAAGAATTAAGGGACCTCCTTGAGGTCACTGACGGGAATCTCGCCAGTCACTGTAAAGCATTAGAAAAAGAGGATTATATCAATGTGAAGAAATCATTCATAGACCGCAAACCAAATACCAGATATAGCATTACAGACTTAGGACGTGCTGCCTTCAAACAACATCTTACTGCTCTTGAAAAATTACTGAAATGA
- a CDS encoding response regulator, which yields MSPKPFILSLIDDDEIYQYGFKRTVEKSKFAKKVLVFSDGEQAINFMIDNIANAQELPDVIFLDINMPIMNGFEFMEEYVKLKPKVGKQITIYMVSSSIDPADIERAKSISELTDYIIKPVEESMLREIIEGLEGNYD from the coding sequence ATGAGTCCAAAACCGTTTATACTAAGTCTTATTGACGATGACGAGATCTACCAGTATGGTTTCAAAAGAACCGTAGAAAAGTCAAAATTTGCTAAGAAAGTATTGGTCTTCTCTGATGGTGAACAAGCCATCAATTTTATGATTGACAATATTGCTAATGCACAGGAGCTTCCAGATGTAATTTTCCTAGACATCAATATGCCTATTATGAACGGCTTTGAATTCATGGAAGAATATGTCAAATTAAAACCTAAAGTTGGTAAACAAATCACCATTTATATGGTGTCGTCTTCAATTGACCCAGCAGACATTGAACGTGCAAAATCAATAAGTGAATTGACAGATTATATTATCAAACCTGTTGAAGAAAGCATGTTGAGAGAAATCATAGAAGGTCTGGAAGGAAACTATGATTGA
- a CDS encoding HYC_CC_PP family protein, with protein sequence MKSLIHKFVSINMALLLLLTTTSFSIAAHFCGDDIVNIALNSDAQSCAMQDADPEMHDLMRDMGCCDDKHIVSDSDDDLQKTAFEFSFDQLVFITAFTHSYTTLFDLEANSNSIHWIKESPPLLGRDLFLLHDSFLI encoded by the coding sequence ATGAAAAGTTTGATCCACAAATTCGTTTCTATAAATATGGCGCTACTGCTGTTGCTTACGACTACATCGTTTAGCATAGCAGCGCATTTTTGTGGAGATGATATTGTGAATATAGCTCTCAATAGTGATGCTCAAAGTTGCGCCATGCAGGATGCAGATCCAGAAATGCACGACCTTATGAGAGACATGGGTTGTTGCGACGATAAACACATCGTATCTGACAGCGACGATGATCTTCAAAAAACAGCTTTTGAATTCTCTTTTGATCAGCTTGTGTTCATTACCGCATTCACTCATTCTTACACTACCTTATTTGATCTGGAAGCTAATTCTAATAGCATACATTGGATCAAAGAATCGCCGCCTTTATTAGGTCGCGATTTATTTCTACTACACGATTCTTTTCTTATTTAG
- a CDS encoding DUF4153 domain-containing protein has product MKNILSIAGGLLFALLFHNQLLGINVLLFSAFLLLVLLLINRKIQWSLPLVVSACGLVISAVAITWHGATTAVWSYFACLFMLLGYLAYSRASVYISLANGLYNILLGIFHDFLYPSKKENIQNPSKTKYWEWALAVGIPLTLIFVFISFYRDANPVFDSWVTSLFKEFEMIDFLWFFTASVATFLMLNIIQPQPIKELMQADASQGNFLIPSNEAEHQYANTELRIGSISMIVLNILLVFVLISEFMFLANLSDFAAADLSKAVHQGVNSSIVSVVIAISLIAFVFRGAINWLKSNKTIKLLATGWMILNTLLLFTIAVKTWIYISSYGLTDKRIGVLVYLILCLIGIVTVFMKVHYAYNFVFLIRKNLSWSIAVLALLGWINWSAIISNYNIQNDHIDMDQLFNHLPQNALVLKKSSLYNKVLSVDRYDYKIENKINQIEDRNWQEFNYIFYKTESYEK; this is encoded by the coding sequence ATGAAAAACATCCTATCCATTGCCGGCGGCCTTCTGTTTGCTCTTCTATTTCACAACCAACTTTTAGGAATCAATGTGTTGCTATTTTCTGCATTCCTTCTGTTGGTTTTACTTCTCATCAACCGTAAGATTCAATGGAGTTTACCACTCGTTGTAAGTGCTTGTGGACTTGTGATTAGCGCCGTAGCCATAACCTGGCATGGCGCAACGACAGCCGTCTGGAGTTATTTCGCATGTCTATTTATGTTGTTGGGTTATTTGGCCTATTCTAGAGCCAGTGTATATATCAGTCTTGCAAATGGTCTATACAATATCCTTTTGGGGATATTTCATGACTTTCTGTATCCCTCAAAAAAGGAAAACATTCAAAACCCATCCAAAACCAAATATTGGGAATGGGCTTTAGCCGTTGGCATCCCGCTGACTCTGATTTTTGTTTTTATCTCATTTTACCGCGACGCTAATCCTGTTTTTGATTCATGGGTTACGTCTCTTTTCAAAGAATTTGAAATGATTGATTTCCTATGGTTCTTTACCGCTAGCGTTGCAACATTCTTAATGCTTAATATCATACAACCTCAACCCATAAAAGAACTGATGCAAGCAGATGCAAGTCAAGGTAATTTTCTGATTCCTTCCAACGAAGCAGAACATCAATATGCTAACACAGAATTAAGGATTGGGAGCATTTCAATGATAGTACTAAACATCCTATTGGTTTTCGTGCTCATTTCAGAGTTCATGTTTCTTGCAAATCTTTCAGACTTTGCGGCGGCAGACCTTTCAAAGGCGGTTCACCAAGGCGTCAATTCTTCCATAGTTAGTGTGGTGATTGCGATAAGCCTGATTGCATTTGTGTTTAGAGGAGCTATAAATTGGTTAAAATCTAATAAAACCATTAAGCTTCTCGCAACGGGCTGGATGATTCTCAACACATTGTTATTATTCACGATTGCCGTAAAGACCTGGATATACATTTCATCTTATGGACTCACAGACAAACGTATAGGAGTACTTGTCTATTTAATTCTTTGTCTAATAGGAATAGTGACCGTATTTATGAAGGTGCATTATGCTTACAATTTTGTATTTCTAATTAGAAAGAATTTGAGCTGGAGCATTGCTGTACTTGCATTACTAGGTTGGATAAACTGGTCTGCGATAATTTCTAATTATAATATTCAAAATGACCATATCGACATGGACCAACTGTTTAATCATTTACCACAAAACGCACTAGTTCTTAAAAAGAGTTCTTTATACAATAAGGTTCTTAGCGTGGATAGATATGATTACAAAATTGAAAACAAGATCAATCAGATTGAGGATAGAAACTGGCAAGAGTTCAATTATATATTTTATAAAACTGAGAGCTATGAGAAATAG
- a CDS encoding CHRD domain-containing protein has product MKNFTKIISLGLLAMILACSPEPLDEFEEISQPQENNLEFGAKNAKQSKIEGIRVTYKLREADVPGVSGFITIRDAGVKGVEAFIKLKNTTPGLMHPVHIHEGVFGSEGPRAKTLNPVNGSSGISKTYFTHMDNGDVADFDELVNQREYYVGPHFSMEDMETLLAVGNIGVLDPPVECSDCDGGLDRLAFQYNGDKTARVSVKQSNGQVIFQQDLDPEEQFTITGTGHDNTFGDKIYIYVNHHKVAKIHTDCEESVLVGDTFDDFEVVDGNSVLGGPICDAPEEEPEPECSDCDGKVNYLSLKYTGKHGAKVTIKQSQDHKYVYHGYVKPGEVIKINGRAHDGSFGKELKTYINFICKDDIDTSCDEAIGPGSKFGYLTVVEGTSTEGGELCEVTEDDEDDENECDIKEWWHKHSSKCKKDKKTYCGNYGWWHKHSSKCYKKAKKCKIKSRWHKHSYRCK; this is encoded by the coding sequence ATGAAAAACTTTACTAAAATTATCAGCTTAGGCTTACTTGCAATGATTCTTGCATGTAGTCCTGAACCACTTGATGAGTTTGAGGAAATCTCTCAGCCTCAGGAAAATAATCTTGAATTTGGTGCAAAAAACGCCAAGCAAAGCAAAATAGAAGGCATCAGGGTAACTTATAAGCTAAGAGAGGCTGATGTGCCTGGAGTATCTGGTTTTATAACCATTAGAGATGCTGGAGTTAAAGGTGTGGAAGCTTTTATCAAGCTTAAAAACACTACGCCAGGATTAATGCATCCAGTACATATTCATGAAGGTGTTTTTGGCTCAGAAGGGCCACGTGCAAAAACTCTAAATCCTGTAAATGGAAGTTCGGGTATTAGCAAAACTTATTTCACTCACATGGATAACGGTGATGTAGCTGATTTTGATGAATTGGTAAATCAGCGTGAATACTATGTGGGTCCGCACTTTAGTATGGAAGACATGGAAACACTTCTAGCAGTTGGTAACATAGGTGTATTAGATCCACCAGTAGAGTGTTCTGACTGTGATGGTGGCTTGGATCGATTAGCCTTTCAATATAATGGCGATAAAACCGCACGAGTATCTGTGAAGCAATCTAATGGGCAAGTGATTTTTCAACAAGACCTTGATCCAGAAGAGCAATTTACCATAACTGGAACTGGACATGATAATACATTTGGAGATAAAATTTATATCTACGTCAATCATCATAAGGTGGCTAAAATCCATACAGACTGTGAGGAATCAGTTTTAGTTGGTGACACGTTCGATGATTTTGAAGTTGTGGATGGTAACAGTGTTTTAGGTGGACCAATATGTGATGCACCAGAAGAAGAACCAGAGCCAGAATGCAGCGATTGTGACGGTAAGGTGAACTATCTTTCTTTGAAATATACAGGTAAGCATGGAGCCAAGGTAACTATCAAACAGTCTCAAGACCATAAATATGTATATCACGGTTATGTGAAGCCAGGTGAGGTTATCAAAATAAACGGTAGAGCTCATGATGGATCTTTTGGAAAGGAACTCAAGACCTATATCAACTTTATTTGTAAAGATGATATTGATACTAGTTGTGATGAAGCGATAGGTCCTGGAAGTAAATTTGGTTATCTCACAGTTGTAGAAGGTACCAGTACAGAAGGTGGAGAATTGTGTGAAGTAACTGAGGATGATGAAGATGATGAGAATGAGTGTGATATCAAAGAATGGTGGCACAAACACTCTTCAAAATGTAAAAAAGATAAGAAAACGTACTGTGGTAATTACGGCTGGTGGCACAAGCACAGCTCTAAATGCTACAAGAAGGCAAAGAAATGTAAGATTAAAAGCAGATGGCATAAGCACAGTTATCGCTGTAAATAA